A single Gambusia affinis linkage group LG20, SWU_Gaff_1.0, whole genome shotgun sequence DNA region contains:
- the rpl38 gene encoding 60S ribosomal protein L38 — MPRKIEEIKDFLLTARRKDAKSVKIKKNKDNVKFKVRCSRYLYTLVITDKEKAEKLKQSLPPGLAVKELK, encoded by the exons ATG CCTCGCAAGATCGAAGAAATCAAAGATTTCCTGCTGACAGCCAGGAGGAAGGATGCCAAGT CCGTAAAGATCAAGAAGAACAAGGACAACGTGAAGTTCAAGGTGCGCTGCAGCAGATACCTGTACACACTGGTCATCACAGATAAGGAAAAGGCAGAGAAGCTCAAACAGTCCCTGCCCCCAG gtCTGGCTGTCAAGGAGCTGAAGTAA